The following nucleotide sequence is from Salvia splendens isolate huo1 chromosome 2, SspV2, whole genome shotgun sequence.
accttgttacgtgcaatggttgaatggcgccaaTCGACTGACCCCTATTACAAGCGGTCGCTTAAACCcctcatcaacagtatgcgCCGCGATTTGGGGTTCGGAGACATGTCAGACGGTGACGGCGAGTGGGGGTGGCGGCGGGGGATGGCGGCAGCGGGGACGGCgacggggaatccgaggagtgagaagtcggtttttattttaataatgtaattttttttagtaattatgtattttttttataatgaagtatgttttttttaaataaagtggttgcattttctccgtattcgtgtcgactatttaattccgtaaatttcttactttcggaaattgtttaatttgtgcttttttttaattgtaggAAGTCcttcgggatgtccttggggatgtcagTCACTGTGCAGTGAGAATTCCTTATAATGTGGCAATgtagtgggaagtccgtatgccgtggcaggaggtgtttttgggaatttcgCGGTGAATTCCGCCGGAAATTCCACGCCCGTGCTGAAATTCCCCCTGGAAATTCCGCGCCAGTGTGGTGCATGGCGTGGGGGTAGGCGCTGCGGCGGTGGGGGCCGGTGGTGGGAGTTGGCAAAAACTAGTTGACccaatataaaaataagatgGGTGGGCTaagcattaaaaatatcaacaatcaatcaatatAGGAATAGTAATTATTTATCATCTCCTCTTTTTCCATGAATGAGGTGAGAGTTGAGATAGATTCTTAGTTACAACAAACAAACTCTTCTTCTGCGTTGGCACGATTCTTCCAAAACCTTTTCCCACACTCTTTTTTCTGTTTCCTACTCTGTTAAAGAGAAAGAGGAACAGACCCtttcagcttttcattttgaTCATAAAAAGGGGTATCtttttattctgatttcacgTGTGCCCCAATCTCTCTTAAgccccatcatcatcatcaaaatttAATCTTTCTTCCACGCCCTACTCCTCAATTTTCTTGGTAATTCTTTTCTTCTTCGTCTGTTTTGCAATTGTTGTTTTCTTCATCACTGTGGTTGTCGGTGGCTTGTGAAATTTGTATGCTGTGTGAAGGAGTATTAGCTTTGATGGTGATATGAGGTCTAAATTTCatggattttttaatttttaggtgTCTTTTTTGGACTAAGCTGTTTTTTGCAGTGAAACAGAGGAATATGTGGTTGAacttgaacaaaaaaaaacatttgaaCAAATGTGTCAATCCAAATATATACTGATATTGGGTGAAAATGCAGCTTACTGTATCCATTTCATTGTCAAAATCTTATCTTTGTGTCTCCAAGTCTTGGAAGAGGAATTGAATGGatgtttttagattaatttTGAGCTTTAAGCAGACAGCTATACAATGTAAGATTAGTTTAATGTTGATGGTATGGTTGATGTCTTCttattttgaagataaatgggtTTTATCTTCTCAGTTTGCATATGGTTGTATGCTTTAATCCAACTTACTTTCAACTGTAACTATTTCACACTTAAGTTCTTTGTGATTATGCATATAACTAACTTGCACTTGCTAGAAATCAAGAAAGATGTTGTCTTACTACCAAGAAAGACACAACCTTTTCTTACCAAGTAGTAGTGTTATTGCTAGAAATCAAGACAAAACGCGTTCTTACTATCAACATGATACAAACTTGTTTCATGCTTTACGTCTTGATGCCCGAcctgttttctattttttcgtCTACAATGCTGCCCTGCTGCTATTGTATGCTTTGGTGATGATAGATATCTACACTGTATTGTCAAGAAATTGGCAATTTCTTGCAGATGTTGGGGTCATAATGCAGCTATATCATCATCCATTATCCTTGGACAGCCAAAAAGTGAGGCTTGTGTTGGAGGAGAAGAACATCGATTACACATCATTCCATGTCAATCCTATCACGGGAAAGAATTTCGATTCTAGCTTCTTCAGGAAGAACCCCAATGCGAAACTCCCCATTTTCCAGAATGGTTCACATATCTTGTTCGACACGATTGAAATCATCCAGTACGTTGCATCTTCCTTTAGTTTCTTGGGCATTTTATAGTCGTGTTTATACCTCTAGTATGCGTTTGCTTTGTGCGAtaagatagataaaaaagtGTGTGATTGAATTCCATCAAACTAAACATCAGTTGTTTTCTTGTTAGCATATCTGTGATCCCACAATTTGTTATCTTGTTACTATATTAAAACATAGGTACATAGAAAGAATTGCTATGGTCTCTTGTGGTGGAGAAGAATCCAGTCTGAGTAGTGGGGAGGTTGTGGAATGGATTTACAAGATACAGCGATGGAATCCGAAGCTATTCACCCTCTCCCACGTCCCACCTAAGTATCATCTCACGGTTTCTAAATTCCTAAGGCGCATGATCATCGCAAGGATGGCAGAGTGCCCTGACCTTGCAAGTGCATACCACCGTAAGCTGAAAGAGGCATATGATACAGAGGACAAACTCAAAGACCCGGAAACCCTAAGACGGAGCAAGGAACATCTCGAGAGAATTCTTGATGAGGCTGATGAGAAACTAAGTGATACAACGTATTTGCTGGGTGAGGAATTCACTCTTGCAGATGTTGTATTCATCCCTGTTCTGAGTCGACTGGTGCTACTGAATCTGGAAGATAAATACATCGCTACGAGACCAAACCTCGCTGAGTACTGGAATCTGGTGAAGAAGAGGCCTAGTTACAGAAAGGTGATTGGCAAAAACTTTGATGGATGGAGAAGGCACTATACACTGTTTAAGACCTGGTGCTTTGTGAGGATCAGAAGCTTACTTAAACATTATTAGAGAATTGCATCGATTTTTTTTTGCTATAACTGTAAAAAGGATTTAGATGGATCTCTTGTTGCACtactaaaagaaaaggagactTTTATTTACATCAATTGTTTGAAGACTAGTCACCAATGTGCTATTTGGAACATATGTTTTCTTTTATGAGCAGTTGTGAATGTTGTTTGCTAtgtccaatataagcttgtatggATAACGAGGCAGGTATATGGTATGGATCTGAGTAAGATCTAACACGAAATGTCAACACATACATTGTTACGAGCCTATTTATAAGGGCAAGGTTCAAAACGAGGAAAGGCTTACAGTGCATACCTAGGCACCTAGAGACGAGGAAGGAAGGAAGTAGTAATCGAAATGCTTTGTAGAGTTGAAACGAAGCATAGATCCAGAGATTCCCAAATAGGGAAACCTTTCAAAATACTGCTAAATCCTAGGGAAACCTTTCAAAATACTGCTAAATCCATGGGCAGACGAGAGACAGTTGGTTACCTTCCTGACATGAGATTCCACAGGTGCCATCATTGCCTATAACAGAAGATAAAGCTGAAGCACTAAAAGAATAATGCAATTTTGTAAGAATGTGAGTAAAGAATTGTAGTACTACATCATAAAGAAGAATCAGAAAGTTTTTCAACAGCTCATATAATTAAGGCTGGTCTTCCACAACCAACACCAATGAGTTTCACATAAAAAATTCTTTCCTATAATCCTCATTCAAATTCGTTAAACCTACTCCAGGAAAACCGATTCTGGCATTGTTCCCAGCAGACCACCAGCCACTAGATTGTCCAGCCACATATCTAGCAGATGTTGGTTGGTCAAGCTCAACGGGGGCACAAAGAGGCAGAGGTGGAAATGGATGGAATGGCACACCTGGAGCCATAGTCCAAGCATCAGATATTTCTCTCTCTTGGTGATCAGGGGCAGTTGAAGAAGCATCTGATGGAATCACAGAGCCGTTACAAGGAGTTCCAAACCCAGGAGGGATATCTATCCTCATTGTCATTATGCTTTTCCTGACCTACCAAGTTATTCCTACATCTTGGTTGTGGCGGGTGCTCCGCAGGGTGTGTGTTTTTGGCTCACTGGTTCTGTAGCTACTACCTGCGGCCAAAAGCTCTACTGTAGAAGTCTCTGTCATGCCATAAGCAGCAACTGGGTGTGTTTCAATAGAGTTTAATGCTTCGGTTGGTTTTTCCCCTCTCCAGTGGcttgtaggctgctgatatTCAAACGCTCCATCCTCTCTTTCCATGCAGCAAGGATCTAGGAATCCACTTATCCCTGAAGTTCCGGGCAATTTGATGGAGCTGAGAAATAAACGATGTTCAAGACTTGAGCAAACGATGGGACCTTCACCACTAAATAATGCATATCAGAGAATACAGAGGACATAAATGTGTAACCATCCAACGGAATGCAACAACGCAAAAGGTACCGCGGATCTAACAAGTAGTAGTATaacattttttgtaattttatatcGTATATATTCTGTATTCAGGAATGAGCTAATGTTGAAGGCAATACAAAATTGGTCACATTTACATGCCTGGTATAAACTAAAAATGGAATTGCAAGTCGCAATATTGAAGTACAGGAAACTTGTTCTGACATATACATTATAGTTAAATAGCAGAAGAGATAGTATTGAGTTTCTTAGCAATCAAATTAGCACATACAATTAATTACATATTGGATGCCAATACTTCCAAATCTAAGGTAAATGCATCGAGCAGCAGCAAAAACAGACATTGCCATCATTTTATTAGATCCTAGGTGGGGTGCCTTAACCAAGTGCTGCACTGTGTGCCTTGAACCTCAGTTGCGTGCGTGGTATGTTATCTTTCATCTTGAATCACCAGAGCAAATGAAACTTAGTATAGCACTAAAACATGAGAATTTTCTTCACCTCTCGACTCCTGGACAAGCTGGACCTCCAGTTATGTGCTCCAGCTTAAGAATCCCTCGTGTTGCTAGATACTCCAGTTCCAGTTCCAGTACCTACACAAGACAAGACTGTAACAGCTGTCACTAACTAATTCTTActaattactactatatttaatCCAGATAGTTGACATTTTGTTGACATACATCAACATATATAGATTGCTTTAAATTGTTGACATAATTGTCACTCATCGATTTAAGAAGGTTATAATCATAATAAGACCTGAACTACTAACATGCATTCCGTCCCAGTTTCATTTGTTTACTTTTGTTCACTGGAGTATCACATTATCACTACTAAATTCAGGTTTACGATCTACTGAAATTACTCTAGCTGATTGAATATTACCACCACATTAGtattatttgtttattcatAATTAGTACTCCGTATAATTTAAAGAAATACTGTATTAGTAACAAAAGAAAAAGGTGAATAATATAATGTTGAATAATTGTAGATAGTGCTTTGGCACTTTAATGCCTTGATTTTCGGATGtgggaaaaaaatcaaaattatattcAAAGCATCATTTTGTACGTGCTTAACTTAATTAAAATAGTACCGtatgaattgaattgaattgaattaaattaCATTAGTAAATACGCTGAATTAATCATTTAACCAGCTACCAAAAAAATgttgaaaaattaaaaacagtTAAAAACCACTTTGTCGAAATGTTTTTAAAAAcgattattaattaaaaatattcgtGAGGCTCAGATCTGCAATTATCAGGGGAAAAGGAGGTCAAAGACGCCATGGCTGCGACACCGGTTGCGCGTGAATCCACGCGCCGTCCGGGTCACCCCGCCAAGATACGCCCTACAATCCGATTACCCGACCCAGTAGCTCATACAAACAGAAAAGGAGGAGAAAAATTATCATCATAGCCTCTTCAATCCGACCCTAGAAATAGAATGTTTTGTTACCGGAACAGTATAAGGGAGTGGAATGTGAAGAATACCACCAGATCTGGATGgtaattactactagtatatgtGTGTTTGTAGTTCACTGAAACAAAAAGGCTGTATATTTGTAGT
It contains:
- the LOC121786020 gene encoding glutathione S-transferase TCHQD-like isoform X1, whose amino-acid sequence is MLSYYQERHNLFLPSSSVIARNQDKTRSYYQHDTNLFHALRLDARPVFYFFVYNAALLLLYALVMIDIYTVLSRNWQFLADVGVIMQLYHHPLSLDSQKVRLVLEEKNIDYTSFHVNPITGKNFDSSFFRKNPNAKLPIFQNGSHILFDTIEIIQYIERIAMVSCGGEESSLSSGEVVEWIYKIQRWNPKLFTLSHVPPKYHLTVSKFLRRMIIARMAECPDLASAYHRKLKEAYDTEDKLKDPETLRRSKEHLERILDEADEKLSDTTYLLGEEFTLADVVFIPVLSRLVLLNLEDKYIATRPNLAEYWNLVKKRPSYRKVIGKNFDGWRRHYTLFKTWCFVRIRSLLKHY
- the LOC121786020 gene encoding glutathione S-transferase TCHQD-like isoform X2, encoding MQLYHHPLSLDSQKVRLVLEEKNIDYTSFHVNPITGKNFDSSFFRKNPNAKLPIFQNGSHILFDTIEIIQYIERIAMVSCGGEESSLSSGEVVEWIYKIQRWNPKLFTLSHVPPKYHLTVSKFLRRMIIARMAECPDLASAYHRKLKEAYDTEDKLKDPETLRRSKEHLERILDEADEKLSDTTYLLGEEFTLADVVFIPVLSRLVLLNLEDKYIATRPNLAEYWNLVKKRPSYRKVIGKNFDGWRRHYTLFKTWCFVRIRSLLKHY